The following coding sequences are from one Triticum aestivum cultivar Chinese Spring chromosome 5A, IWGSC CS RefSeq v2.1, whole genome shotgun sequence window:
- the LOC123101754 gene encoding uncharacterized protein, with translation MASPIPYLLPPLSSPNPVSLAASLLQSHSPFFSSLPSLQNSNCDAAPPYYSRGSPSLMLAIFFSASRNTQFPLPCSLAVAGTAQSPAHRRRNEETATLVGLFARPARIAWRPLTLQARPLAVFDRFEVDPPAGKLDRELQRRLAIAADSSSWSALPFPLPSEHIGHLRLLSGRLHKNTSANLPGRLTTGSSHAATTLIAGPSPPPPCSHQKNFWSQHPLICRGLTRRGQRPTLLTSELLVNKDSFAKCLVPANSLLKEKKW, from the exons ATGGCCTCCCCGATCCCGTATCTCTTGCCGCCTCTCTCCTCCCCCAATCCCGTATCTCTTGCCGCCTCTCTCCTCCAATCCCACTCCCCGTTCTTCAGCTCCCTCCCCTCCCTTCAAAATTCAAACTGCGATGCCGCACCGCCATATTACTCCCGGGGTTCCCCATCCCTTATGCTCGCTATTTTCTTCTCTGCCTCCCGGAATACTCAGTTTCCGCTGCCCTGCTCGCTCGCCGTCGCCGGTACTGCCCAGTCGCCCGCTCACCGTCGCCGAAACGAGGAAACTGCAACCCTTGTCGGCTTGTTCGCTCGCCCTGCCAGGATTGCATGGAGGCCGCTTACCCTGCAGGCGCGCCCGCTCGCCGTCTTCGACCGCTTCGAGGTCGACCCCCCTGCGGGCAAGCTCGATCGGGAATTGCAGCGCCGCCTCGCGATCGCGGCTGACAGTTCGTCTTGGTCTGCGCTGCCTTTTCCCCTTCCATCCGAGCACATTGGTCACTTAAGACTCCTGTCTGGTCGTCTCCACAAG AACACATCCGCAAATCTACCGGGCCGGCTTACGACAGGCTCCAGCCACGCCGCTACCACCCTCATCGCCGGCCCCTCCCCGCCTCCTCCTTGTTCCCACCAAAAGAACTTCTGGAGCCAGCATCCGCTGATTTGCAGAGGGCTCACCCGCCGGGGCCAGCGACCAACGTTGCTAACTTCAGAACTTCTCGTAAACAAAGATTCGTTTGCAAAATGCCTTGTCCCAGCCAACAGTCTgctaaaggaaaagaag TGGTAA